In a genomic window of Thermanaerothrix sp.:
- a CDS encoding sensor domain-containing diguanylate cyclase, producing the protein MEQRYKEILDQLINGVYTTDLNRVITYWNRAAEKITGYSADEVVGKRCADNILVHVDGEGNSLCLGMCPLAFSMADGNAREALVYLKHKDGHRVPVQVRTTPLRDDSGKIIGGVEIFEDTSNLVSQEEKISILERLAYLDELTRVGNRRSIEDTLEEHLKDLKEIGWPFGVVMMDIDHFKKVNDTYGHQAGDQALRNVASTMLSSLRSFDSMGRYGGEEFLVILRNVDNQELLRIAERLRVLVQATWTEAQGENINVTVSGGATMATSEDTPDTLVQRADQLLYQSKQGAATG; encoded by the coding sequence ATGGAGCAGCGCTACAAGGAAATCCTGGACCAGCTCATCAACGGTGTCTACACCACGGACCTCAACCGGGTCATAACCTACTGGAACCGGGCGGCGGAGAAGATAACCGGCTACTCCGCCGACGAGGTGGTGGGCAAGAGGTGTGCGGACAACATACTAGTCCACGTGGACGGGGAGGGCAACAGCCTCTGCCTTGGCATGTGCCCCTTGGCGTTCTCCATGGCGGACGGGAACGCTCGGGAGGCCCTGGTGTACCTCAAGCACAAGGACGGACACCGGGTGCCGGTGCAGGTGAGGACCACCCCATTGAGGGACGACAGCGGCAAAATCATAGGCGGGGTGGAGATCTTCGAGGACACATCGAACCTGGTGTCCCAGGAGGAGAAGATATCCATCCTGGAGCGCCTTGCGTACCTCGACGAGCTCACCAGGGTGGGCAATCGGCGCTCCATCGAGGACACCCTGGAGGAACACCTCAAGGACCTCAAGGAGATCGGCTGGCCCTTCGGGGTGGTGATGATGGATATAGACCACTTCAAGAAGGTGAACGACACCTACGGCCACCAGGCGGGGGACCAGGCCCTAAGGAACGTGGCCAGCACCATGCTATCTTCTCTCAGAAGCTTCGACTCCATGGGCCGTTACGGAGGGGAGGAGTTCCTGGTGATCCTGCGAAACGTGGACAATCAGGAACTCCTGCGGATCGCCGAAAGGCTCCGGGTGCTGGTGCAGGCCACCTGGACCGAGGCTCAGGGGGAGAACATAAACGTCACCGTCTCGGGGGGCGCCACCATGGCAACCTCGGAGGACACGCCGGATACGCTGGTCCAGCGGGCGGACCAGCTTCTCTATCAGAGCAAACAGGGGGCCGCAACCGGATAA
- a CDS encoding aquaporin family protein: MQGPVVGEFLGTMVLLTFGCGCVANVLLNKSKGQGAGWVSINFGWAMAVVFGVFTAVATGSPQADLNPAVTLFKALAGVYSFPTAFTLMIAQVAGAFCGAVVVYLVYLPHWEITEDKGAKLGIFSTGPAVRNIPANFMTEFIATLFLILPIMFVFSKNVGGIAPGVGPYLVGMLVYGIGASLGGPTGYAINPARDLGPRIAHAVLPIPGKGDSDWGYSWVPVVAPLTGGAVAFFIAKALGIV, translated from the coding sequence ATGCAAGGACCTGTGGTAGGGGAATTCTTGGGCACCATGGTACTTCTCACTTTCGGCTGCGGCTGTGTGGCCAACGTGCTTTTGAACAAGTCCAAGGGACAGGGGGCAGGATGGGTATCCATAAACTTTGGGTGGGCCATGGCGGTGGTGTTCGGTGTGTTCACCGCCGTAGCCACCGGATCTCCCCAGGCGGACCTCAACCCTGCGGTGACCCTCTTCAAGGCCTTGGCTGGGGTGTACAGCTTCCCAACCGCTTTTACCTTGATGATAGCCCAGGTTGCGGGGGCCTTTTGCGGGGCCGTGGTGGTATACCTGGTCTACCTGCCCCACTGGGAGATCACCGAGGACAAGGGGGCGAAGCTGGGCATATTCTCCACGGGCCCCGCGGTTCGCAACATTCCCGCCAACTTCATGACCGAGTTCATAGCCACCTTGTTCCTGATACTCCCCATCATGTTCGTGTTCTCTAAGAACGTGGGCGGGATCGCCCCCGGCGTTGGACCGTACCTGGTGGGTATGCTGGTCTACGGCATCGGCGCTTCCCTTGGAGGCCCCACCGGATACGCCATCAACCCTGCCCGTGACCTGGGACCCCGTATCGCCCACGCGGTGCTTCCTATCCCCGGCAAGGGGGACTCCGACTGGGGGTACTCCTGGGTTCCGGTGGTGGCCCCTTTGACGGGCGGGGCGGTGGCTTTCTTCATCGCCAAGGCCCTTGGGATTGTCTAG
- a CDS encoding glycerol-3-phosphate responsive antiterminator — protein MDKVRLLRERLAVRPIICAVRSMDVVKDVLAFEEPRCVFLLGFSLQDVVKSVSSLLSRGHMPFVHMDLVEGLKSDQSGIRYLVDNARPWGIISTHKGVVEIAKGMGLVTVLRVFLLDSDAIRKGKSLVGAVRPDFVEVLPGVAVVGMEKTPLSDLGCHIIAGGLVDSPDQVRTILSRGVIGVSSSEKSIW, from the coding sequence TTGGACAAGGTCCGTCTCTTGAGGGAGCGTCTTGCGGTGAGGCCGATCATATGCGCGGTTCGCTCCATGGACGTGGTAAAGGATGTCTTGGCCTTTGAGGAACCCCGTTGTGTATTCCTCCTGGGTTTTTCGCTTCAGGACGTGGTCAAGTCCGTTTCGTCCCTGTTGTCTCGGGGCCACATGCCCTTTGTCCACATGGATCTTGTGGAGGGGCTTAAGTCCGATCAGTCCGGCATTAGGTATTTGGTGGATAACGCCCGCCCCTGGGGCATCATAAGCACCCACAAGGGGGTTGTGGAGATCGCTAAGGGGATGGGGCTTGTGACGGTGCTCAGGGTCTTCCTGCTCGATTCCGACGCCATAAGGAAGGGCAAGAGCCTGGTGGGGGCGGTAAGGCCCGACTTTGTGGAGGTGCTCCCTGGGGTTGCGGTGGTGGGCATGGAGAAGACCCCCCTGTCGGACCTTGGGTGCCACATAATAGCGGGGGGGCTTGTGGACAGCCCCGATCAGGTTCGCACGATCCTTTCAAGGGGAGTCATAGGGGTTTCGTCCAGCGAGAAGTCCATTTGGTAG